In the genome of Phyllobacterium zundukense, one region contains:
- a CDS encoding adenylate/guanylate cyclase domain-containing protein: MLGVENLASHSNYPIAFEMGANRDAKLVFASVVFADIKGFTRFCQAVDLPSAFHTLSAFHRRMTQVVSEFSATVITNTGDEVMAAWCGTPSFVSSKALRCGFAMLESVEAWNREDSSLRPDLNIGVGIHAGPVVLGQIPGLSESRMSVFGDTVNTASRLEQMTRAYSTDLIASDELVRLASATASAENGANRLHSAITAKVRDRAGLLSIRISR; the protein is encoded by the coding sequence ATGTTAGGCGTCGAAAATCTCGCTAGCCACAGCAATTATCCGATCGCTTTCGAAATGGGTGCCAACCGCGATGCGAAACTGGTTTTCGCTTCTGTGGTTTTTGCAGATATCAAAGGCTTCACACGTTTTTGCCAGGCCGTCGATTTACCCTCGGCATTCCACACTCTTTCAGCATTTCATCGGCGAATGACACAGGTCGTCTCAGAATTTTCTGCGACAGTAATCACGAATACAGGCGACGAAGTCATGGCGGCGTGGTGCGGCACACCCTCCTTTGTATCCTCGAAGGCGCTCCGATGCGGATTTGCTATGCTTGAGTCAGTGGAGGCCTGGAACCGCGAAGATAGTTCCTTGAGACCGGATCTGAATATTGGTGTGGGCATTCACGCTGGACCAGTCGTTCTGGGCCAGATCCCGGGTTTGTCAGAAAGTCGAATGAGCGTGTTCGGCGATACGGTAAATACTGCCAGCCGCCTCGAGCAGATGACGAGAGCCTATTCGACTGATCTGATCGCCTCCGACGAATTGGTGCGGCTGGCATCCGCAACCGCATCAGCAGAAAATGGAGCCAATCGCCTTCATTCAGCGATAACCGCAAAGGTTCGCGATCGGGCCGGATTGCTTTCAATCCGCATCTCTAGGTGA
- a CDS encoding DUF930 domain-containing protein: MQHYKKPWSGWGALASVALHLSVAFLLLFRLAEALPKPPEENIKVEVVPPPPPKPPEKTRDKPAESKPQPAPPPSPPAAAQAFESAMAKTDEKVTEPQPTPEEQDAPKSANSTLQDASPAKPETEPPAEKAASSTKTDLPKLDLPVTDRGDVPRKDEAPTAQQVADAKAAAAQSEKAPAQKKPAEPKSSRQKPLRLTQAKKLFSPNALSDPRVRQAIGNLPRDRRILQLCGSEAMQQVRNQRPEADLLAYSPSGRTIASGTLSSREGAFRNRSNWYNLDFKCQVDAAAMEVVSFSFGIGNPVPRSDWPARKLPVD, encoded by the coding sequence ATGCAACACTATAAGAAGCCGTGGAGCGGATGGGGCGCACTGGCGTCTGTTGCCTTGCATCTGTCGGTGGCATTTCTGTTGCTGTTCCGCTTGGCCGAGGCGCTGCCGAAGCCACCGGAAGAGAATATCAAGGTAGAGGTTGTACCGCCCCCGCCTCCCAAGCCGCCAGAGAAGACGCGAGACAAGCCAGCCGAGAGCAAGCCGCAACCGGCGCCGCCGCCATCTCCGCCCGCGGCGGCCCAGGCATTCGAATCCGCTATGGCCAAAACCGACGAGAAGGTGACTGAGCCCCAGCCAACTCCCGAGGAGCAGGATGCGCCTAAAAGCGCCAATTCAACGCTGCAGGATGCATCTCCGGCAAAGCCGGAGACGGAGCCGCCTGCAGAGAAGGCAGCCTCGAGCACCAAGACGGACCTGCCCAAGCTTGATCTTCCCGTGACGGATAGGGGCGATGTACCGCGCAAGGACGAAGCTCCTACGGCGCAACAAGTAGCGGATGCAAAAGCGGCAGCAGCGCAAAGTGAGAAGGCACCTGCACAGAAGAAGCCGGCGGAGCCGAAAAGCAGCAGGCAAAAGCCGCTTAGACTTACCCAAGCGAAGAAACTGTTTTCACCTAATGCCTTGTCGGACCCGAGGGTGAGACAGGCTATAGGGAATCTGCCCCGAGACCGGCGCATCTTGCAATTGTGCGGCAGCGAGGCAATGCAACAGGTTCGCAACCAAAGGCCTGAGGCCGACTTGCTGGCGTATAGCCCGTCCGGTCGAACCATCGCGAGCGGTACATTGAGTTCCCGGGAAGGGGCATTTCGAAACAGGTCCAACTGGTACAATCTGGACTTCAAATGCCAGGTCGATGCGGCGGCGATGGAAGTCGTTTCCTTCAGTTTCGGGATTGGCAACCCGGTACCGCGAAGCGATTGGCCAGCACGTAAACTTCCAGTGGATTAG
- a CDS encoding TerC family protein — protein sequence MSELLSASALSALLQVIMMDLVLAGDNAIVIGLAAAGLPKDQRAKAILLGIIAATVLRIIFAIATTQLLQIIGLLLAGGILLLWVCWKMWRELRTSHAEETAANEALLRGDIDGDGQVAAGAPRKTFAQAAWQIVIADVSMSLDNVLAVAGAARDHIEILVFGLILSIALMGIAASFIARLLQRHRWIAYVGLLIILYVSLEMIYRGANEVFAYASV from the coding sequence AACTTCTCAGTGCCAGCGCACTTTCAGCCCTTCTCCAGGTCATCATGATGGATCTGGTCCTGGCTGGCGACAACGCAATCGTCATCGGCCTTGCCGCCGCTGGTCTGCCAAAGGATCAGCGCGCCAAAGCCATTCTTCTCGGTATTATCGCAGCCACGGTGCTTCGTATCATTTTTGCGATCGCCACCACCCAGCTGCTGCAGATCATCGGTCTCTTGCTTGCGGGCGGTATCCTCCTGCTTTGGGTTTGCTGGAAAATGTGGCGGGAGCTTCGCACCAGCCATGCCGAGGAGACCGCGGCCAACGAGGCGCTTTTACGAGGGGATATTGATGGTGACGGGCAAGTTGCCGCGGGTGCTCCGCGCAAGACTTTCGCTCAAGCCGCATGGCAGATCGTCATCGCCGACGTTTCGATGTCGCTCGACAATGTGCTGGCTGTGGCCGGCGCGGCGCGTGACCACATTGAAATCCTTGTCTTTGGCTTGATCCTGTCGATCGCGCTCATGGGTATTGCTGCAAGCTTCATTGCGCGTTTGCTCCAGCGTCACCGCTGGATCGCCTATGTTGGTCTTCTGATCATTCTCTACGTGTCACTGGAGATGATCTATCGCGGAGCCAATGAGGTCTTCGCATACGCCAGCGTCTGA